Below is a genomic region from Sulfurovum riftiae.
TCTCGGCAACGACTATCATGTATATACCTTCGTCTTCCGTTTCAGTAAACATGTGGTTGAGGCTCTTATCACCAAGAAGCTTTGAAAGAGCCTCCGAAGCAGCAACGTTTCCAGCAGTAAGGGAAGCAAAAGTTACATCATCAGAAGAGAA
It encodes:
- a CDS encoding roadblock/LC7 domain-containing protein, with the protein product MLNLRPEEDKALKEILTNIAEESKSKIVLLIDKSGQLISRSESPAFSSDDVTFASLTAGNVAASEALSKLLGDKSLNHMFTETEDEGIYMIVVAE